The proteins below come from a single Triticum aestivum cultivar Chinese Spring chromosome 5D, IWGSC CS RefSeq v2.1, whole genome shotgun sequence genomic window:
- the LOC123125573 gene encoding dynamin-3: MPSPEPVTSRTLASPCPRAWPRRGQARHLGARRSSLIPATSSPPDLAGAPPNPYHAGSAASTSSAPPVIINDPAQPPPLLLRLRRARSRAHYAGAQELDATVDDDSYYTGGAYYYVQAADDDQE, encoded by the exons ATGCCGTCACCCGAGCCGGTGACCTCGCGCACCCTGGCCTCCCCTTGCCCGCGCGCCTGGCCGCGCCGGGGCCAGGCTCGCCACCTCGGCGCTCGGCGCTCGTCGCTCATCCCGGCCACCTCTTcaccgccggacctcgccgggGCTCCGCCAAACCCCTACCACGCCGGATCAGCCGCGTCTACCTCCTCTGCCCCGCCGGTCATCATCAACGACCCAGCACAACCACCACCACTGCTTCTTCGTCTTCGTCGGGCACGCTCCCGAGCTCACT atgctggagcccaggagctagacgccaccgtcgacgacgactcttactacaccggaggtgcctactactacgtgcaggccgctgacgacgaccaggagtag